TTAGAGGAAGAGATAAAGTAGTATGGTAACGCATTCTCTTAGCATAAGGATGCTCTGGAAGTTGTAATTCTAATTCTTTTATAAGATCTTCAGTGATTCTTACAGGAGGAAGGTCAGGATCTGGAAAATATCTATAATCTGCTGCTTCACTTTTAGATCTCATGCCTATAGTAATATTTTTGTTAGCATCAAATAATCTTGTTTCTTGCTCGACTGTTCCACCAGATTCTACCAGTGCGATTTGTCTTTCAATTTCATAATCAATAGCTTTACGAACACCATTAAAAGAATTTAAATTTTTCACTTCTACTCTAGTGCCTAAAGGTGCTCCAACTTTTCTTATAGAAATATTAGCATCACAGCGTAAAGATCCTTCTTCCAAGTTTACATCACTAACATTAATATATCTCATCATCGTACGCAATTCTCTAAGATAATAATAAGCTTCTTCAGATGTTCTCATATCAGGCTCAGAAACAATTTCAAGTAATGGAGTTCCCGCTCTATTCAAATCAACTCTACTAAAATCTTCATGCTCACTATGTGTTAATTTGCCTGCATCTTCTTCCAAATGCATATGATGTACTCGAATATCTTTTTGTGTTCCATCACCTAAATGAATAGACACCATGCCACCTGTTACAATAGGAAAATCGTTTTGAGTTATTTGATAACCTTTTGGAAGATCAGGATAAAAATAATTTTTTCTATCAAATTGAGAAAATAAA
The Spirochaetota bacterium DNA segment above includes these coding regions:
- the gatB gene encoding Asp-tRNA(Asn)/Glu-tRNA(Gln) amidotransferase subunit GatB produces the protein MSYESVIGLEVHVQLNTNTKIFCSCPLTFGEQPNIAVCPICLGHPGTLPVLNKMALHKAILAGLTLHSKVNLFSQFDRKNYFYPDLPKGYQITQNDFPIVTGGMVSIHLGDGTQKDIRVHHMHLEEDAGKLTHSEHEDFSRVDLNRAGTPLLEIVSEPDMRTSEEAYYYLRELRTMMRYINVSDVNLEEGSLRCDANISIRKVGAPLGTRVEVKNLNSFNGVRKAIDYEIERQIALVESGGTVEQETRLFDANKNITIGMRSKSEAADYRYFPDPDLPPVRITEDLIKELELQLPEHPYAKRMRYHTTLSLPLKDCIVLTDDQEVAIYFEAILEHTTQDVKKVLNWVLTEVMSRMNEHKLTATEFAKKVSPQHTGELLSLVKDGTISGKIAKDIFDDMVLTSKSPIILVEEKGLKQVSNAGELEAIIDKILADNPGQVEQFKSGKDKLFGFFVGQLMKATNGQANPELSNTILKEKLK